From Rickettsia endosymbiont of Ceutorhynchus obstrictus, a single genomic window includes:
- the nusA gene encoding transcription termination factor NusA has translation MSNIGNVEILQIIDSVAREKGISKENLISAVEQAVQVAGRKKYGNEYNIKAQINKKTGEINLLRVLEIVEKVEDYLTQISLKDALEKTADAKIGDEIYEYLPPIDHARVAAQAAKQVITQRMVEAEREKQYYDFKDRKGEIINGIIKRIEYGDVFVDLGRTEAILKREQLIRGESFKINDRVKAYVQDVRLEAKGPQIFLSRTDNQMLIKLFELEVPEIYDNIIEIKAVARDPGSKAKIAVFASDTSVDPVGSCVGIRGNRVRAVTNELNGEKIDIVLWTNNVAQFVINALAPAEITKILIDEDKRKVEVVVSQENQSIAIGRRGQNVRLASKLTGWNIDIMTEEQESKRRNDEFVTSTELFMEALDVEEVIAQLLSVTGFTSVEQIANSEINSLTAIEGFEEELAIEIKKRAVDYVDIKNEEIVKKLEELGVEQELIDILELQPDAILKFAEYGIKTIEDLGEVNLTEFKTLAPNSNMTDENIKLLIKTARQHGEFKESQEKDNIVS, from the coding sequence ATGTCTAACATAGGTAATGTAGAAATTTTACAAATTATAGATTCCGTAGCTCGTGAAAAGGGTATATCAAAAGAAAATTTAATTTCGGCAGTTGAGCAAGCAGTCCAGGTTGCGGGACGAAAAAAATACGGTAACGAATATAATATTAAAGCGCAAATTAATAAGAAGACAGGTGAAATAAATCTTTTAAGAGTTCTTGAAATAGTAGAAAAGGTAGAAGATTATTTAACTCAGATTTCTCTGAAGGATGCCCTTGAAAAAACAGCGGATGCTAAAATCGGTGATGAGATATATGAATACTTACCGCCGATCGATCATGCAAGGGTGGCGGCGCAAGCTGCAAAGCAAGTAATAACCCAACGTATGGTAGAAGCAGAAAGAGAAAAACAATATTATGATTTCAAAGATAGAAAAGGTGAAATTATAAACGGTATAATTAAAAGAATAGAATATGGTGATGTATTTGTTGATTTGGGGCGTACCGAAGCAATACTTAAAAGAGAGCAATTAATTAGAGGAGAAAGCTTTAAAATTAATGATCGTGTTAAAGCTTATGTACAAGATGTAAGATTAGAAGCTAAAGGACCGCAAATTTTCTTATCTAGAACCGATAATCAAATGTTAATTAAACTATTTGAATTAGAAGTACCGGAAATTTATGATAATATTATCGAAATAAAAGCAGTAGCACGTGATCCGGGTTCAAAAGCTAAAATAGCGGTATTTGCTTCGGATACCAGTGTTGACCCCGTAGGGTCATGTGTCGGTATTAGAGGTAATAGAGTTCGGGCGGTGACAAATGAGCTAAACGGTGAGAAGATAGATATAGTATTATGGACTAATAACGTTGCTCAATTCGTAATTAATGCTTTGGCACCGGCAGAAATTACCAAAATTTTAATTGATGAAGATAAGAGAAAGGTGGAAGTTGTAGTATCTCAGGAAAATCAAAGTATAGCTATCGGCAGGCGAGGGCAGAATGTGCGCTTAGCCTCAAAGCTAACGGGCTGGAATATCGATATAATGACGGAAGAGCAAGAATCAAAAAGAAGAAATGATGAATTTGTAACTTCAACAGAATTATTTATGGAAGCTTTAGATGTTGAAGAAGTTATAGCTCAACTTTTATCGGTTACGGGATTTACTTCCGTCGAGCAAATAGCAAATAGTGAAATTAATTCGCTAACGGCGATCGAAGGTTTTGAAGAAGAGCTTGCTATAGAGATCAAAAAAAGAGCGGTTGATTACGTTGATATTAAAAACGAAGAAATTGTTAAAAAGCTTGAAGAGCTTGGAGTTGAACAAGAATTAATAGATATATTAGAACTTCAACCTGATGCTATATTAAAATTTGCCGAGTACGGCATAAAAACAATAGAAGATTTGGGAGAAGTGAATTTAACCGAATTTAAAACTTTAGCTCCGAATTCTAATATGACGGATGAAAACATTAAATTGTTAATTAAAACCGCCCGTCAACACGGAGAATTTAAAGAGAGTCAAGAAAAGGATAATATAGTTAGTTGA
- the rimP gene encoding ribosome maturation factor RimP — protein sequence MQSIEQQIISLIEETLTTMGFEPVVVRLRGLNYKTLEILIDRLDGEKVTIEDCRKVSQNISAILDVEDIIDDAYNLEVSSSGVERPLVKFEDYNRFSGREVNIKLKALLNGKTRYQGKIIKAEDDKVYVNLKGEELVINFNLIKNASLVLTDEMFKELLGKK from the coding sequence ATGCAATCCATTGAACAACAAATAATAAGCTTGATAGAAGAAACCCTAACAACTATGGGGTTTGAGCCGGTGGTTGTACGTTTGCGAGGATTAAATTATAAAACACTTGAAATATTAATTGATAGGTTAGACGGCGAAAAAGTAACGATAGAAGATTGCCGAAAAGTTAGCCAAAATATTTCCGCTATTCTTGATGTAGAAGATATTATTGATGACGCATATAATTTAGAAGTGTCATCAAGCGGTGTGGAACGCCCATTAGTGAAATTTGAAGATTATAATAGATTTAGCGGTAGAGAAGTTAATATAAAACTTAAAGCATTATTAAACGGTAAAACTCGTTATCAAGGTAAGATAATTAAAGCCGAAGATGATAAAGTTTACGTAAATCTTAAAGGAGAAGAGTTAGTAATTAATTTTAACTTAATTAAAAATGCTTCTTTAGTTTTAACTGATGAAATGTTTAAGGAATTACTAGGCAAAAAATAG
- a CDS encoding TlyA family RNA methyltransferase, giving the protein MSKIRLDEYLLKSGLVENINLAQSLIIQGKVHNEFTQLTKPGMQVAVNSTNITVKQPQHNYVSRGALKLIAALDHFKVNPQNLVCLDIGSSTGGFTEILLERKAKLIFAVDVGYGELHHRLRDNPSIIVLERTNARYLTDKQITTPPDLIVCDASFISLTTILPASLTLAKQDCELVALIKPQFEVEKHEVEKGGIIKNSLLHQKVCDKISSWLEREHNFKIFGIIASPILGAKGNKEFLIYGRRKIS; this is encoded by the coding sequence ATGAGTAAAATTAGGCTTGATGAATATTTATTAAAGTCGGGTCTCGTTGAAAACATTAATTTAGCGCAAAGCCTGATCATACAAGGGAAGGTACATAACGAATTTACGCAATTAACTAAACCAGGCATGCAAGTTGCTGTTAATAGTACTAATATTACCGTGAAACAGCCGCAGCATAATTATGTATCACGAGGAGCTTTAAAACTAATTGCCGCTTTAGATCATTTTAAAGTTAATCCGCAAAATTTGGTTTGTCTAGATATCGGCAGCAGTACCGGCGGTTTTACCGAAATATTACTTGAGAGAAAAGCGAAATTAATTTTTGCCGTAGATGTCGGTTACGGAGAATTACATCATAGATTACGAGATAATCCAAGTATAATAGTGTTAGAGCGAACTAATGCACGTTATTTAACCGATAAACAGATTACTACACCGCCTGATTTAATCGTTTGTGATGCTAGTTTTATTAGTTTAACAACGATATTGCCGGCTTCTTTAACTCTGGCTAAACAAGATTGTGAGCTTGTGGCTTTAATAAAGCCCCAATTTGAAGTTGAAAAGCATGAAGTAGAAAAAGGCGGGATTATTAAAAACTCTCTTTTGCATCAAAAAGTATGCGATAAAATTAGTTCATGGCTTGAGCGCGAGCATAATTTTAAAATATTCGGTATAATAGCCAGTCCTATTTTAGGGGCAAAAGGTAATAAAGAATTTTTAATCTACGGGAGACGAAAAATTTCATAA
- the tyrS gene encoding tyrosine--tRNA ligase has translation MTFIKEFANRGYLHQCTDLERLTAITAETKIAAYIGFDCTATSLHIGSLMQIMILRLLQQWGHKPIVIIGGGTSKIGDPSGKNQERKALTKEDIVKNAEGIKKSLSKFIKFGSGESDAIMLDNSQWLDSLNYLDFLRDFGAFFSVNRMLTMDSVKLRLDREQHLSFLEFNYMLLQAYDFYHLSKNYDCVLQLGGSDQWGNIVMGAELIRKLTGREVFGMTTPLLTTSSGEKMGKSVGGAVWLNEDLLSPYEYYQYWRNCEDADVVRFARLYSELSKNALAEFENLAESDINGAKKQLAFNLTKLCHGEGAAKSALETSIKLFEQGEIDENLPTIIIEQQILQLGIPAFELFYKAGLSSSKSESRKLIRGKGSKVNDQTVLDENMLINSNFLLDGQVIKLSVGKKKHILVKAE, from the coding sequence ATGACTTTTATTAAAGAATTTGCAAATAGAGGATATTTGCACCAATGCACCGACCTTGAGCGGCTAACCGCTATAACGGCAGAAACAAAAATAGCCGCTTATATCGGCTTTGATTGTACGGCTACGTCGCTACATATCGGTAGTTTAATGCAGATAATGATTTTGCGGCTGCTGCAGCAATGGGGACACAAACCGATCGTGATAATCGGTGGCGGTACTAGTAAAATCGGTGACCCTTCGGGTAAAAATCAAGAACGTAAGGCTCTAACTAAAGAAGATATTGTCAAAAATGCCGAAGGTATTAAAAAATCTTTGTCGAAATTTATTAAGTTCGGTAGCGGTGAAAGCGACGCTATTATGCTAGATAATTCGCAGTGGCTAGATTCTCTTAATTATTTGGATTTTTTAAGGGATTTCGGCGCGTTTTTTTCCGTTAATCGGATGTTAACGATGGATTCGGTAAAGTTACGTTTAGATCGTGAGCAGCATTTAAGTTTTCTAGAATTCAACTATATGTTATTGCAAGCTTATGATTTTTACCATTTAAGCAAAAATTACGATTGCGTATTGCAGTTAGGCGGTAGTGACCAATGGGGTAATATAGTGATGGGTGCCGAGCTTATCAGAAAGCTAACCGGCAGAGAAGTATTCGGGATGACGACGCCGCTACTTACGACTTCTTCAGGGGAGAAAATGGGTAAGTCGGTCGGTGGAGCGGTATGGCTTAACGAAGACCTTTTAAGTCCCTACGAATATTATCAATATTGGCGTAATTGTGAAGATGCGGATGTTGTACGATTTGCTCGGCTATATAGTGAGTTATCGAAAAATGCTTTAGCGGAATTTGAAAATTTGGCAGAGTCGGATATTAACGGTGCAAAAAAACAATTAGCTTTTAATTTGACCAAACTTTGTCACGGAGAGGGGGCGGCAAAATCGGCGTTAGAGACGTCAATTAAATTGTTTGAACAAGGAGAAATTGACGAGAATTTACCGACTATTATTATTGAGCAGCAAATATTGCAACTAGGTATTCCGGCATTTGAATTATTTTATAAAGCCGGGCTTAGCTCTTCAAAATCCGAAAGCCGTAAATTAATTAGAGGTAAGGGCAGCAAAGTTAACGATCAAACGGTGCTTGATGAAAATATGTTAATTAACAGTAATTTTTTATTGGATGGACAGGTAATTAAGCTTTCCGTCGGTAAGAAGAAGCACATACTGGTTAAGGCTGAATAA